In Rahnella sikkimica, the following are encoded in one genomic region:
- a CDS encoding helix-turn-helix domain-containing protein → MNQDWHSADIIAALKKKGTSVAAVSRLAGLSSAILSNALVRKWPKGERLIAEALGVRPEVIWPSRYN, encoded by the coding sequence ATGAATCAGGATTGGCACAGCGCGGACATCATCGCCGCACTCAAAAAGAAAGGCACTTCTGTGGCTGCGGTTTCCCGTCTGGCTGGCCTCAGTTCGGCAATATTGTCGAATGCGTTAGTGCGTAAATGGCCGAAGGGCGAGAGGCTGATTGCGGAGGCGCTGGGGGTGAGGCCGGAGGTGATTTGGCCGAGCAGGTATAATTAA
- a CDS encoding Abi family protein, with protein sequence MIAAKPHKEYEEQIQMLLERGMEIGDQVRAIRKLSQVGYYRLSGFWYTSKIIVSSDDGYSYRSDKFLENTNFEDAYKLYLFDKKLRLLMMDALERIEIHIRSVIAHEVGRGSPLAYLNDNAINPRYLSSRQGELSSYGKWLRKQEQKISESRDECIAWHKQEDKEIPFWVAVETWDFGQMSKYYSMLKGNWQDKIIQRLGVDNRRVFEQWLVALNILRNRCAHHSRIWNRKHNPLPKLENEYFNTKNLNDNAKERIFMDILILWFLVKKIGPNSTWLKQVADHIDTKPVLPGCPYTSMGISSAGFPRHLFNDEFANGPVANDDKA encoded by the coding sequence ATGATTGCAGCTAAACCACATAAAGAATACGAAGAACAAATCCAAATGCTTTTGGAAAGAGGCATGGAAATAGGCGATCAGGTAAGAGCTATACGTAAGCTTTCTCAAGTAGGTTATTATCGCCTATCAGGGTTCTGGTATACATCAAAAATTATAGTTTCCAGTGATGATGGATATTCATATCGATCTGATAAATTTCTTGAAAATACTAACTTTGAAGATGCCTATAAGCTTTATCTCTTTGATAAGAAGCTTCGCTTATTAATGATGGATGCTTTAGAGCGAATTGAAATACATATAAGATCTGTTATTGCTCATGAAGTAGGTAGGGGAAGTCCGTTAGCTTATCTTAATGACAATGCTATTAACCCTAGGTATTTATCCTCCCGTCAAGGTGAGCTATCTAGCTATGGAAAATGGTTGCGCAAACAAGAGCAAAAGATCTCGGAAAGTCGCGATGAATGTATCGCGTGGCATAAGCAAGAAGATAAAGAAATACCATTCTGGGTTGCCGTAGAAACTTGGGATTTCGGCCAAATGTCAAAATACTATTCGATGCTTAAAGGAAATTGGCAAGATAAGATAATCCAAAGGTTAGGGGTGGATAACAGGCGTGTTTTCGAACAGTGGCTTGTCGCATTAAACATATTAAGAAACCGATGCGCACATCACTCTAGGATTTGGAATAGAAAACATAACCCTTTGCCCAAATTGGAAAATGAATACTTTAACACCAAAAACCTCAACGACAATGCAAAGGAAAGGATATTTATGGATATCTTAATTCTTTGGTTTTTAGTTAAAAAAATAGGTCCAAATTCAACGTGGCTTAAACAAGTTGCTGACCATATCGATACTAAGCCAGTACTCCCAGGATGCCCTTATACATCGATGGGAATTAGTTCT